In Rouxiella sp. WC2420, the following proteins share a genomic window:
- a CDS encoding NADPH-dependent FMN reductase — protein sequence MTKPLRIVGMAGSLRNDSYCKIVLNSLAEMLPPGSEFANLDIGLLPYYNQDFDTPNGPVDVLQARDLVASADAVLMVVPEFNHGIPGVLKNTLDWLSRPAFTSCMVGKPVMFVTLSPGALGGVRAQYQLRETLAAMLCKLDPLPEVAITFVGQKISEGQLTDETTRAYANKILTQFLQRI from the coding sequence ATGACCAAACCCTTGCGTATTGTGGGCATGGCAGGCAGCCTGCGTAACGATTCCTACTGTAAAATTGTTTTGAATTCTCTGGCTGAGATGCTGCCGCCCGGGTCAGAGTTTGCCAATCTGGACATCGGCTTACTTCCTTATTACAACCAGGATTTTGACACGCCAAATGGCCCGGTCGATGTGCTTCAGGCTCGCGATTTGGTCGCCAGCGCCGATGCGGTGTTGATGGTCGTGCCTGAATTTAACCACGGCATTCCCGGCGTGCTGAAAAATACCCTCGACTGGCTTTCTCGTCCGGCGTTTACCAGCTGTATGGTCGGCAAGCCTGTGATGTTCGTAACCCTTTCTCCGGGCGCGCTGGGCGGTGTCAGAGCGCAGTATCAGCTGCGTGAAACGCTGGCCGCAATGCTGTGCAAGCTCGATCCGCTGCCGGAAGTGGCGATCACCTTTGTGGGCCAAAAGATCAGTGAGGGGCAGTTAACGGACGAAACTACCCGCGCCTATGCAAATAAGATCCTGACGCAGTTTCTCCAGCGTATCTAA
- a CDS encoding helix-turn-helix domain-containing protein → MFVHAPIEAKRFTHSAGTQVAEHWHPQGQLTFVTQGTSSITTAEGWWLAPPGRAIWVTPDMPHTAAYSEFSDVIQLLIPPSLCVTLPQACRTLQVSDLLRELALEALTFAAPGRNNHDIPAICQLIVHQLSAASAGIALFIAKGKDRRLRQITSLLQLDPGKNYSLETVAEIAACSPRTLARLFQAETGMNFTRWRDHLRVVTAVDRLSRGQNITQVALELGYQSPNSFSTMFTRLLGEPPRRFMNNLRLAKNLPAPS, encoded by the coding sequence ATGTTTGTTCACGCCCCGATTGAAGCAAAACGTTTTACCCATTCTGCTGGTACGCAGGTGGCTGAACATTGGCATCCGCAAGGGCAGCTAACCTTCGTCACTCAGGGTACCTCCTCCATTACCACCGCCGAGGGTTGGTGGCTAGCGCCTCCCGGTCGTGCAATCTGGGTCACTCCAGACATGCCGCACACTGCCGCTTACAGCGAGTTTTCGGACGTAATTCAATTGCTAATTCCCCCGTCTCTTTGCGTTACGCTGCCGCAGGCCTGCCGAACATTACAGGTATCGGATTTGTTGCGCGAGCTGGCGCTTGAGGCACTGACCTTTGCAGCACCGGGTCGCAATAACCATGATATTCCGGCTATTTGCCAGCTTATTGTTCATCAGCTTAGCGCTGCGTCGGCAGGGATTGCTCTGTTTATTGCCAAGGGCAAAGATCGCCGACTCAGACAGATAACCAGCCTGTTGCAGCTGGATCCTGGCAAAAATTATTCATTGGAAACGGTTGCCGAGATAGCCGCCTGCAGCCCCCGAACGTTGGCTCGCCTTTTCCAGGCCGAGACCGGCATGAATTTCACTCGCTGGCGCGACCATTTACGAGTCGTCACGGCGGTAGACAGGCTGTCGCGGGGGCAAAATATCACCCAGGTGGCGCTGGAGCTTGGCTATCAAAGCCCCAACAGTTTTTCAACGATGTTCACTCGGCTGCTGGGTGAGCCGCCGAGACGCTTTATGAATAATTTACGCCTGGCGAAAAACCTGCCCGCCCCCAGCTAG
- the ppk2 gene encoding polyphosphate kinase 2, translating to MAMHENGTAGEFTFNQRLLQEFYDSYDEELEMELDDRRLGDGEPDSDEQKTWRKQYFRELLRLQGELVKMQDWVMRTGHRIVIIFEGRDAAGKGGVIKRITQRLNPRTCRVAALPAPNDRERTQWYFQRYIAHLPAAGEIVLFDRSWYNRAGVEKVMGFCSDQEYEEFFRSVPEFEKMLTRSGIQIVKYWFSITDEEQELRFLSRIHDPLKQWKLSPMDLESRRRWENYTAAKEVMLKRTHIPEAPWWIVQGVDKKKARLNCINHLLEQVPYEETEVPTIQLPKRTYSDDYQRTMLPETMIVPDLYD from the coding sequence ATGGCTATGCACGAAAACGGTACAGCAGGTGAATTCACCTTTAACCAACGCTTATTACAAGAATTTTATGACAGCTACGATGAAGAGCTGGAAATGGAACTGGACGACCGCCGCCTTGGCGACGGCGAGCCGGATTCAGACGAACAAAAAACCTGGCGCAAACAGTATTTCCGCGAGCTGCTGCGTTTGCAGGGCGAGCTGGTAAAAATGCAAGATTGGGTGATGCGCACCGGTCATCGCATCGTCATTATTTTTGAAGGCCGTGATGCCGCAGGAAAAGGCGGCGTGATTAAACGAATTACTCAGCGGCTAAACCCTCGCACCTGTCGCGTTGCTGCGCTGCCCGCCCCTAACGATCGCGAACGCACGCAGTGGTATTTTCAACGTTATATCGCCCATCTGCCCGCCGCTGGTGAAATAGTCCTTTTTGACCGCAGTTGGTACAACCGCGCAGGTGTTGAAAAGGTGATGGGATTTTGCAGCGACCAGGAATATGAGGAGTTCTTTCGCAGCGTACCCGAATTTGAAAAAATGCTCACCCGCAGCGGTATCCAGATAGTGAAATACTGGTTCTCGATTACCGATGAAGAGCAAGAACTGCGCTTCCTGAGCCGTATTCACGACCCGTTAAAACAGTGGAAACTCAGCCCGATGGATCTTGAGAGCCGTCGACGTTGGGAGAATTATACTGCCGCCAAGGAAGTGATGCTCAAACGTACGCACATTCCAGAAGCGCCCTGGTGGATAGTGCAAGGTGTAGACAAGAAGAAAGCCCGCCTTAATTGCATTAATCATTTGCTGGAACAGGTGCCGTATGAAGAAACAGAGGTGCCAACTATTCAACTGCCGAAACGTACCTATAGCGATGATTATCAAAGAACAATGCTGCCAGAAACCATGATCGTTCCCGATCTTTACGACTGA
- a CDS encoding LysR family transcriptional regulator, which yields MDNINGMLAFVRAAECQSFTAAGERLGISASAVGKSVARLESRLNVRLFNRSTRRISLTDEGQLFFERCQTIVSQIEEAEHELSRLSSQPRGKLRVSLPAIGYRILLPYLSEFMQRYPEIELELDFSDRMVDIIAEGIDVAMRSGELTDSEMMSRNLGPFRFVIVGSADYFSRHPQPIVPEDLQQHHCLRYRFPKNGHVQSWDFNNQFQGTIPTALSFNNLEGLLQASLRGIGLTYAPQFIVKEYLASGELISVLEDYLDDAGKFSIVWPSSRHLLPKIRVFIDFLSEKKLITEN from the coding sequence ATGGATAATATCAACGGTATGCTGGCGTTTGTGCGCGCCGCCGAGTGTCAAAGTTTTACAGCAGCGGGTGAACGACTGGGTATCTCCGCCTCGGCTGTCGGCAAGAGCGTGGCGCGACTTGAGTCTAGACTTAACGTCAGGCTGTTTAATCGCAGCACGCGGCGCATAAGCCTTACTGACGAAGGTCAGCTGTTTTTTGAACGCTGCCAGACAATTGTTTCGCAAATAGAGGAGGCAGAACATGAACTCTCACGCCTGTCATCTCAACCACGCGGTAAGCTGCGAGTCAGCCTACCGGCGATAGGGTATCGGATACTGCTGCCTTATTTGTCGGAATTTATGCAGCGTTACCCAGAAATCGAGCTGGAATTAGATTTCAGCGACCGTATGGTGGATATCATCGCCGAGGGGATTGACGTGGCAATGCGCAGCGGCGAGCTAACCGATTCGGAAATGATGTCGAGAAATCTGGGACCGTTTCGCTTTGTGATTGTCGGCAGCGCGGATTACTTTTCACGCCACCCGCAGCCTATCGTGCCCGAAGATTTGCAGCAGCATCATTGCCTGCGTTATCGCTTTCCAAAAAATGGACATGTTCAAAGCTGGGATTTCAATAACCAATTTCAGGGAACTATCCCCACCGCACTGTCGTTTAACAATCTTGAAGGTTTGTTGCAGGCTTCGCTGCGCGGCATTGGCCTGACTTATGCGCCGCAGTTTATTGTGAAAGAGTATCTGGCTTCGGGGGAATTAATTTCAGTGCTGGAGGACTACTTGGATGATGCAGGAAAGTTTTCAATAGTCTGGCCAAGCAGCCGCCATTTATTGCCAAAAATTCGCGTTTTTATCGACTTTTTGAGCGAAAAAAAGCTGATCACCGAGAATTAG
- a CDS encoding MFS transporter, which yields MSNPTVTAAQANKTPVLVAICLAAIILPLSFVSGSIATPVISRELGGSAQALSWITNAFMLSFGCFLMAAGALADEIGRKKVFIIGVSLFALFSGLIGFSSSLIWIDLMRAAQGVAAAAALAGGSASLAQEFEGRAQMRAFSMLGTSFGVGLAFGPFLAGLLIAHFGWRAVFLSSMVIALLSLSVAVTRLNESKNPNAAGIDWPGTVLFTAMLALLTWGLMEIPSKGTTSVEVLGLLGATVVLLILFVAVERKVRHPMLDLSLFRYARFIGVQALPLSTAFAFVVLLVLLPMQFIGITGMNEEQAGLMMMALSLPMLIIPMFAALLTHWISAGLVCTLGLVISAIGLGWLSQAIASQDMFAALAPMALIGIGIGLPWGLMDGLSISVVPKERAGMATGIFSTTRVAGEGIALAIVGAMLAGFVGQGIQQLSLAKDSHTASLAVQRLATGDLHQALLELPSTNALQLTAIYASAFQHLLLWLAAITLISAAIVFAALCLKTVPTEVSETLCEPDQ from the coding sequence ATGAGTAATCCCACTGTTACCGCCGCGCAGGCGAATAAAACTCCGGTGCTGGTCGCCATCTGCCTGGCGGCGATTATTCTGCCATTGAGCTTCGTTAGCGGTTCCATTGCTACCCCGGTTATCAGCCGCGAACTGGGCGGCAGCGCTCAGGCCCTAAGCTGGATAACCAACGCCTTTATGCTGAGCTTTGGCTGTTTCCTGATGGCCGCTGGAGCGCTGGCCGATGAAATTGGCCGCAAAAAGGTCTTTATCATCGGCGTCTCACTGTTTGCGCTATTTTCTGGACTGATCGGCTTTAGCTCAAGCCTGATATGGATTGACCTGATGCGAGCTGCACAAGGTGTTGCCGCTGCTGCCGCGCTGGCCGGAGGTTCGGCTTCGCTGGCACAAGAATTTGAGGGGCGAGCACAAATGCGCGCCTTCAGTATGCTTGGCACCAGTTTCGGCGTTGGACTGGCGTTTGGACCGTTTCTCGCCGGGCTGCTGATTGCCCATTTCGGCTGGCGCGCGGTGTTTTTATCCTCCATGGTCATCGCCCTGCTTTCACTTTCAGTGGCCGTCACGCGCCTTAATGAGTCGAAAAACCCTAACGCCGCGGGAATCGATTGGCCCGGCACGGTGCTTTTCACCGCTATGTTAGCGTTGCTGACTTGGGGGCTGATGGAAATTCCTTCCAAAGGAACGACCAGTGTCGAGGTGCTGGGCCTGCTCGGCGCAACTGTAGTACTGCTGATTTTATTTGTAGCAGTTGAACGCAAAGTGCGGCATCCGATGCTGGATCTCTCGCTATTTCGTTATGCCCGTTTTATTGGCGTGCAGGCATTGCCACTGTCCACGGCCTTTGCTTTTGTGGTGCTGCTGGTGCTGTTGCCGATGCAGTTTATCGGCATAACGGGTATGAACGAGGAACAGGCCGGACTGATGATGATGGCACTATCGCTGCCGATGCTGATTATTCCAATGTTTGCTGCCTTGCTAACCCACTGGATTTCTGCAGGGCTGGTTTGCACCTTAGGTCTGGTGATTTCAGCGATTGGACTGGGCTGGCTCAGTCAGGCGATTGCCAGTCAGGACATGTTCGCCGCGCTGGCGCCTATGGCGCTCATCGGCATCGGTATTGGTTTGCCGTGGGGCCTGATGGACGGACTGTCGATTAGTGTGGTGCCAAAAGAACGCGCTGGTATGGCAACCGGTATCTTCAGCACCACCCGCGTGGCGGGTGAAGGCATCGCTTTAGCTATCGTAGGTGCAATGCTGGCGGGGTTTGTCGGCCAGGGGATCCAGCAACTTTCTCTTGCAAAAGACAGCCACACGGCAAGCCTGGCCGTGCAGCGCCTGGCAACTGGCGATCTGCATCAGGCGCTGCTGGAATTACCTTCCACCAATGCTTTGCAGCTCACCGCCATTTATGCCAGCGCGTTTCAACACCTGCTACTGTGGCTGGCGGCAATAACGCTAATATCGGCAGCGATTGTTTTTGCGGCACTGTGCCTGAAAACAGTCCCAACCGAGGTTAGTGAAACGCTTTGCGAACCGGATCAGTGA